GATGACCTTAGCTTTAGTCTCTCGAAGCCAAGCATTACCTTTGGCTGTTTCAACCTTCACTACGTGCCCCCGCTCGAAGCACGACTGAAGATACTTCACCCCCGCAAGTAGAGAACTTTGCTCTGAAATTCCACCTAAGTGCAATTCAAATCGAGAATCCCCCATCGGCATACTGGCTATTGAAAACGGCAGTTTGCCACTCTCGCCAAGATCAATCGAAACATATTGGCCGGCTTTAAACTCAAATTCTCTATCCGCTTGTAAACAAACCGCCAGTGTTTTTGTATTTAGGTAAGTTAAGCTCACAACCTTACAATGTATTGTCATCCTAACGCCTCCCTATCAATAATTTGCCATTTCACGAAACCTAAACACTTACTTATCCAACTTGGTATGGCTTAACACAGTAACGTCGCAACGCTTACCCGTTGAAGCTGATGTCGGATCAAAACGAATGTCTAACGAAACAATGGAGCTAAGCATGGCTTGAGTGAGACAAACATTTTCAATCACAAAGCAATTGTGCTCTTCGCAGCGTTTATCAAACGAAATATGCTCGTCGCCATGGGCACCAATACCGTAGCTATCAATCACGATAAATTGCGGCGCTTGTTTCAATATCGCATCGAGCACATCGCTATCAAGCACTGTCGATTGCGCGCCATAATTTGGGTTGCCATAACCATTCTTCTCGAAGTTACCGGTATAAAGCACAAGTGACTTACCATCTAGTTCCAGCCCTTCAATCTGATCAATCGTCGGCATCGCGTCTGAGCAGTCAAGAATATGAACATCTGTTTGGTAGTTTGTTGCAAGTGGTACCTTGGTATAGCAATCAATGTGAGTACCAATGTGACCCATAGCATTGACTGAATCTGCTTGAGCTTTAGCCCACTGATAAGCTGGATGCTCTTCGTTAATCTCAAGGCTGATGTTTTTTGAATGTAAATCGCTTCGAGTCATTGTTGTTCTCCTCTTTAGTTGATGGGGAGAATTCTAGCGATCAAACAAGAGCTCCATTACAAACATTAAGACAAAAAACATCAAAATAAGGACTTCTAGCCTATAGCGGTTTCGACAAGCATTCTGTGAGGGCAAAAGAATGGTTAATTTGGCTATACGGATTTACCAAGTGATCTATTCTTAAAACTCGTTACGTACTGAAAAGAGCTAAATGCATTTATTCAAAGTAAGTCATGCAATAGCGCGCTTAGTGTCAATCTATTTACGACAAAATCTGCGTACACCTAAAGGAGCTGTGATGCGTTTTAATCAGTTCAAATGTCATTCGCTAGCCACACTTTCAATACTTGCTGTCACGGCGGCCTTTTCCCCAACACTGCTTGCCTCTGAAAATGAACAGTTCGAAATTGGTAAACAAAAAGCCAAAGTTTGCATGACATGCCATGGGGCGGACGGTATCTCCACTCAAGATCCTTACCCTAACCTTCGCGGTCAAAAAATGGGGTATCTCATTTCTTCATTAAAAGATTATCAAACCCGTGAGCGTACAAGTGGACTCGCTGTGCTGATGCAGCAACAAGCAGATGCTCTGTCTGATCAAGACATTCGAGATATTGCCTATTTCTATTCTCAGCTCGGTAATGAATCACAACCTTAAGCAAAGAGGCTTGTTATGGAACCGGTGACAACGCAGTACAGCATTAAAGTTGTGAAGTATTTCATCCTCGCGGCTTTAGTGTGGGCAATTGCAGGCATGACTATCGGTGTTATTTTGGCCGCGCAACTCTATTGGCCATCACTTAATTTCGACTCGCAATATTTTCAGTTTGG
The nucleotide sequence above comes from Photobacterium swingsii. Encoded proteins:
- a CDS encoding cyclase family protein gives rise to the protein MTRSDLHSKNISLEINEEHPAYQWAKAQADSVNAMGHIGTHIDCYTKVPLATNYQTDVHILDCSDAMPTIDQIEGLELDGKSLVLYTGNFEKNGYGNPNYGAQSTVLDSDVLDAILKQAPQFIVIDSYGIGAHGDEHISFDKRCEEHNCFVIENVCLTQAMLSSIVSLDIRFDPTSASTGKRCDVTVLSHTKLDK
- a CDS encoding c-type cytochrome — encoded protein: MRFNQFKCHSLATLSILAVTAAFSPTLLASENEQFEIGKQKAKVCMTCHGADGISTQDPYPNLRGQKMGYLISSLKDYQTRERTSGLAVLMQQQADALSDQDIRDIAYFYSQLGNESQP